The Salarias fasciatus chromosome 16, fSalaFa1.1, whole genome shotgun sequence sequence GAGTCAATAGGAAAGCAAATCAATCGATTTAGCAActattttaaatgtcatgcagGGTTTTCAAATGAATCAATGGACAATTTATTGATGTACTCATCCAgcaaataaagtgtaaaaaagCTTCAGCGTTAAGGGCAGAGGCGTCAAACTCATTTGAGTTCTGGGGCCACAAACGGCCCACCTGCATCCTGAGCAGGCTGGACGGGTCACACGGAGCCACGCTAACCTTTAaatccacactccaaactctgGATTTGAAGTGGAATACGCGAAACATTTTGAAGAGGTCTCTCCTTTTCCAGGTCTGCACAATTAGTTCCAAACATTTCTGTCATCTCAACAGAAAGTCTATTTTAATACTGaagtaaaatacagtgaaatgtccagaaaactgTTGCATTCCGCAGCcttttgcatgcatgttttaactctctccccctgacagcgtggctttgaggctgCTGCTCTTAAATGTGTTCTTGCTGTCGTGCTGACATTCTGTCTGCGGTGACGAAAAGGAGACACTGACTCGATAAAGACATGTTGATAGTGAGGGTCCAGACACCTTTCCACAGTTCAGAGGTCTGCCCTCATAAAATCTTAAATCACAGGTTAATTCCGTCCTGATGCTTGGTCACTGTGTGTTCACAGTAGTGTCAAACCTCCCGTTTCAGTCTGAGGCGATCAAGTTCAAATTACACTGAATGTCAGTCAAACTGTGGAACGTCAACCGACATGTAAAACCACACTATACTGCCAGAAATATTCGCTCACCTGCTTTCACACGCGTCTGAAACCAGAGGATTCAGCCTGACACTGGTCCGGTAGTATGTACAGAACGCCTCAACTCAATGATTTCAACAGATGAGCAAATACTTTTGTCAATATTGGAAACACGTGACTCCACTCTCCAGTCTCTGGGGTCCAGATTTTCGACCAGATGCAGATAAAGCAGCTCTCTGTGGTCATGATCACAGCTCGTCGCTTTCAGAGCCGAGTCATCAGAACGCTGGACTCACCACGATGTCGCCCTCCTGGGGAAGGCTGTTCGCTGGCAGGCGGTTCTTCTCTTCGTTGTTGTGGTACACGGACCCGTCGTGCCTCAGGACCAGGCTGTTGGTGTCTCTGCCTAAAGGCACTTGGTTGAGATTGACTTTCTGCGTGGCCACACCGATCCCccacacacctgaaacacacacacaaacctcagagtgtgtgtgtgttttttttcctttccttttcaaGATGGAACCACTGAGACAGTGTGGTATTCCCACTGCCGCTGGCATGTCCACCACATCTGCAACTGTGACGGTTTCAGCAATAAAAGCCATGCTAGCAGTCAGTCTCCCTGTAGCCCAGCAGAGTCAGCAGAGCGTGAGACGGTGGATCTGAGAGCGTGCAGTCACAAGATAAGTGTTGCTACTAAAAACAGCAGCGTGTCAACCGTCATCTGACATGGCGCCCGCCCACACTCACCTGTGGACTGGATCTTAAACTCAAAGTAACTTTTGTTCTGGTGCAGAGGAGCGTTGGCCAGGCAGCCCCCGGTGCCACATATCCTCCGGCCGCTCTTCACAATGACGACGTCTGTGCCTGcgagacggaggacagaggcAGAGCGGCTGATTCTACTGACGGCGGCAGGCACACTTCGATTCTGTAAAGAGACTTTGTGGGATCTTGCAAACATCATGGAATTTTAGATTGACTTTGTTTCTTCAGAGAGGATCAAATATCGAACGATCCCAGAggtgcagacagacacagaggctTTTTTCTTGTGGAACAGACTATGTGACGAacatgtctatattttcacaatacGGAACAATTATGACCAAAAATTCAGCGTTTATTGAAAATTTTATAATTTACTTGGTGGCTTGGTGGTCCAGATTGGAGTCTCTTGCTGGCTAtatttggcccacaggccttatgtttggcaccacTGCTACATACCCTTAAAGATTTAACTCAAACAACCATTCTCTAGTCAAAATATAGGCgaatttgtttttcaatgagTCATTtgacaagagaaaacaacacatcTTTTGTAAGGTGTGGTTGTTGGTGGAAGTGTTTTCCTATATTGTGGAAcatcaaaaatacattttggaaggttaaaaactaaataaatacatcCTTAAAAAGCACTGTCAGATGTTCCATCAGACTAATGTTTACTTTAGGCTGTGATTTATTTGTTGTCACATCCATCAAGTGAACCTTGTGACCAGAATGTGATGTTTGAAGCTCAAATGTGTTTCTTAGAAAAGACACTAACAGTCCCTGATTCCTTTACTCCTGAGCTCGTATAAAATGAGGATGTGTTATAAAAGCTGAGCAGCTCAGAAACAGCGGAAGTAGGAGTCACTGGATTCGACTTGTGAAGACTTCATCCAGCTGCGGGAgtccgtctcacacacacacacggacacacacaaccctgtacacacacacacatactcacccATGTGGTGGGTGTCTAACTGCACCGTGGGCATCTCTTTGAGGGGAATGTGCCCCGATCCGCCTTCCCCGCAGCAGCCCAGACAACACGTAAACATCGCAGCCATTCTCTTCACTGGCGGAGCATCCGGAAGTAAAGAGCAGCCATCAGAAACCAACGAGAGCGCGCGTCGCGGAGCGGCGCTCCCGCGCGGCAGCGACACCCCGCGGCCCGCCCCGGAACTGCAGCAGCGCCCGCCGCCCCCACTGTATCCAATCACAGTGCCTAAGATAGGCAGCCGCTCCTGATGGCATGGAAACAAGGGAAGAAAATCAAGGTCAAAAATTCCACACGTGACTAAGTAACTATTGGATATCGATGTTACATAACCGCGTGTGAACAGAGAGTGGATTTGGTGGGGAAAAGCTCTAAATGTGGCTGCTGGATCAGGCGCGGTGTGTGGAGGATGTgcggcacacacacatgactttACTTGGCACGGCTTTGCAGAAACACTCGCCCGTTTCTGACGTGACAGCGGTCTAAATATTGACCGAGACAAGCTGCTGGAGTGTTTCTGTGCAGAAACGTGCGCCGCTAAGCCGCGACTTAAACCGAGTTGACAGTTTTTCACGCTGTAATGTTTTGCATAGCAACAGCCCCTCCCCCATCCACCAGTCAGGGATCCTCTGAAAATTGCCCAACCGGGACAAAAACGAAAACAACCCTCAAATCCGCTCCGACGCTGTCAAAGAAGTTATAAAGCGGGTACATTTTATTGTTACAATGATTTGTCATATACTGTGATTTATCTGTGCACAAAACACGCCGGTTCTCCCCTTTTCACACTTTTGGCGCGCAGCAGAAATGGTTAAACTCTGCACCCGGAAAAGGGCGAAGTCTGCACAGCAACAAGCGCCATGATTGCGTTGCACTGTGCGTCTCAGCAGCTGGTGAGTGATTCTTTTGGTCCAGTAGTTGCATGTTACTATGCGCTTGCAAAATCTGTCACAGCCCTCCTTCAGCACCTTGCCAACAGGAGCAACGCAACCGCGAACCCCGTTTGTCGATAATTTGTCGCATTGGATTGGTCAGGCGATGGCAATTTTGGGTTCATCTCAGCTCACCGCCGTCCTGCTTGTTTTGCAATACAGAGCTTAACTGGAAGGGAATtatctggggtttttttttctagttttagACCTGCAGAGTTGTTGATGATTGTGACAGATGCCGAGCCTGTGGCGCGTTTGCGGCGCATCCCGCCGTCAGCTGGACGCAGCGGGGCTTCACAGGCGAGGATGTTGCCGAACCTGAAATGCGCAAACGGAGCCGTTGGCAGAGCCCGTGCCAAGCTTTTACGCGGGCACAGCGTTACAAGTCAGTTTCACTTTCAGGATGGGAATACTCCAGAGACAGCTGGAACGTGACTGCAGAATCTGTATCCTTTGCGATGCCTCGTCGTTTTAGTGTGTGACTTCAatgcctctttttttatttatatatatatttttatttttattttttttttcaaatttgggCTGCATCGTTCTGCATGCGCGGTGCGTATTGAGCGATCCATTTCACCAAGTGCTGAGTTGTGCTGTGCTCCATGCGTGACCGAGGCTGTGGTTTGACGTGCGGATGCTGTGTTTGCAGGGTGCCATggatcagctggaggaggaactcACATGCCCCATCTGCTGCGGTCTCTTCGAGGACCCGCGGGTGTTGCTGTGCTCGCACAGCTTTTGCAAGAAATGCTTGGAGGGACTGCTGGAGGGGAACCGGGGTCCGGCTTACAGGACGCCTTTCAAATGCCCCACATGCCGCAAGGAGACCCCTCACAACGGCGCGAATAGCCTGCAGATCAACTACTCTCTGCGCGGGATCGTGGAGAAGTTCAACAAAATCCGGGTTTTGCCGAAGATGTCTGTTTGTAAACAACACTGCAGCCAGCCTCTTAACATATTTTGCGCCACTGACATGAAGCTCATCTGTGGATTTTGCGCCACCACCGACGAGCACAGAGGACACAAATTCTGCTCCCTGGAGGACGCGTACgagcaggagaaggaggcgTTCGAGGAGCTGCTCCGCGGGGTGGAGAGCTGGCGGAGCGCGGACACCCTGTCCTGCCTGGAGACGCTCCAAGCCGGCAAGAAAAGGGCGCTGCAGTCGGTCACCAAGGACGCGGAGAAGGTGGCGGACTACTTCGACAAGCTCATCAGCAGCCTCGAGTGTAAAAGGAACGAGATCCTGTCCGACTTCGAGACGCTGAAGCTGGTGGTGATGCAGGCGTACGACCCGGAGATCACCAAGCTGAGCGCGgcgctggaggagcagaggcaggcgCTCGGCATGGCCGAGTCCTTCAGGGGCGCCACGGACcccctctgcttcctgcagcagatGCAGGAATTCAGGGAGAAGTTCAGGGTCCTCCAGGAC is a genomic window containing:
- the spryd7b gene encoding SPRY domain-containing protein 7b is translated as MAAMFTCCLGCCGEGGSGHIPLKEMPTVQLDTHHMGTDVVIVKSGRRICGTGGCLANAPLHQNKSYFEFKIQSTGVWGIGVATQKVNLNQVPLGRDTNSLVLRHDGSVYHNNEEKNRLPANSLPQEGDIVGITYDHVELNLYLNGKNMHCPASGIRGTVYPVVYVDDSAILDCQFSDFYHTAPQGFEKILFEQQIF
- the trim13 gene encoding tripartite motif-containing 13, which produces MIALHCASQQLGAMDQLEEELTCPICCGLFEDPRVLLCSHSFCKKCLEGLLEGNRGPAYRTPFKCPTCRKETPHNGANSLQINYSLRGIVEKFNKIRVLPKMSVCKQHCSQPLNIFCATDMKLICGFCATTDEHRGHKFCSLEDAYEQEKEAFEELLRGVESWRSADTLSCLETLQAGKKRALQSVTKDAEKVADYFDKLISSLECKRNEILSDFETLKLVVMQAYDPEITKLSAALEEQRQALGMAESFRGATDPLCFLQQMQEFREKFRVLQDTPLPSRRDIDVGPRVRNFDVKKWDSLRLREVDKISVPHENGSYRTGSRRPVPRWIVLSMSLLLATLLLLFLPLPPHSIAAWVTSRIDPLLSAVSLQLSHTGAYLQGMTDMCTSLIDAGQECIVKLIDSTVHFIGSCKLP